Proteins co-encoded in one Verrucomicrobiota bacterium genomic window:
- a CDS encoding LURP-one-related family protein has protein sequence MRYVLKQKLLSLASDFVIRDADARDVFFVKGRVFSLGAKLSFQDMQGNEIVFIKQRLLAWRPTYEIYHGGALIATVRKALLTFFGSRFSIELPGPYGLEVTGNFLAHEYTFRYGGDVVAQVSKQWFAWTDTYGVDIADGQNDVLLLACAVVIDLACHGRKKSGFNIQLGG, from the coding sequence ATGCGGTACGTGCTGAAGCAGAAGCTGTTGAGCTTGGCGTCGGACTTTGTGATCCGCGATGCCGATGCGCGGGATGTGTTCTTCGTCAAGGGGCGCGTGTTTTCGCTGGGGGCGAAACTGTCCTTCCAGGACATGCAGGGCAATGAGATCGTCTTCATCAAGCAGCGTCTTCTTGCCTGGCGCCCGACATACGAGATCTACCACGGCGGGGCGCTGATCGCGACGGTTAGGAAAGCCCTGCTTACGTTTTTTGGCAGTCGGTTCTCCATCGAACTCCCCGGCCCTTACGGCCTCGAGGTCACCGGCAACTTCCTTGCGCACGAGTACACGTTTCGATACGGCGGCGACGTCGTCGCGCAGGTGTCGAAGCAGTGGTTCGCGTGGACGGACACGTACGGCGTCGATATCGCCGACGGGCAGAATGATGTGCTCCTCCTTGCTTGCGCGGTCGTCATCGACCTGGCCTGCCACGGACGAAAGAAGAGCGGATTCAATATCCAACTCGGTGGATAA
- a CDS encoding sigma-70 family RNA polymerase sigma factor — protein MKGVAKGAMTSDGDLIQRVLDGDAAAFDALYERHASAVRRRLAQIVRDEAAADDLLQETFLRLWTRAEQWQATGSVAGWLMRIATNLALNHLRSKRRRPARPLELPATPEEDSELLVPGWMIDNAGLRPDEQAEIAERRAIAARLVGTLPEHQRRVVELAHEAGLDIGEIAEQLDIPPGTVKSRLHYARAILAQKWKDLAKENGQ, from the coding sequence GTGAAGGGCGTAGCGAAGGGCGCAATGACGAGCGACGGCGACCTGATCCAGCGAGTGCTTGACGGCGACGCGGCCGCGTTCGACGCGTTGTACGAACGGCATGCGTCCGCCGTTCGGCGGCGGCTGGCCCAGATCGTGCGCGACGAGGCGGCGGCCGACGATCTACTCCAGGAGACGTTCCTGCGACTCTGGACGCGCGCCGAGCAGTGGCAGGCAACGGGCAGCGTGGCGGGGTGGCTGATGCGGATCGCGACCAACTTGGCCCTCAACCATCTGCGCTCGAAGCGGCGGCGGCCGGCGCGGCCGCTCGAGCTCCCGGCGACTCCTGAAGAAGACTCGGAACTGCTCGTGCCGGGCTGGATGATCGACAACGCGGGGCTCCGGCCCGACGAGCAGGCCGAGATCGCCGAGCGGCGCGCCATCGCGGCGCGGCTCGTCGGCACGCTGCCCGAGCACCAGCGCCGTGTCGTCGAGCTGGCGCACGAGGCGGGGCTCGACATCGGCGAGATCGCCGAGCAGCTCGACATCCCGCCGGGCACGGTCAAATCGCGCCTTCACTACGCCCGGGCGATTCTCGCCCAGAAATGGAAGGACCTTGCGAAGGAGAACGGGCAATGA
- a CDS encoding DUF362 domain-containing protein, with protein MPGNHTVAIVRCDQYTHDALRAAIRRGFDLLGGAARFIRHGESILLKPNMLAADLPERCVTTHPTVLGAAIQCCREAGARVAVGDSPALSRQSTVARTSGLGEAAAAYGVEMTDFSAARTVSFREGVQNKQFTVAGAALEADGIINLCKLKTHGLTRLTGAVKNVFGCVVGLEKAKFHMRLPDPDLFGRMLVDLVRLLKPRLHIMDAVMAMEGNGPRGGQPRHVGLLLMSADPVALDATASRLIGLDPAFVPTNAAGEAAGLGVMQADLIEIVGERLADVAVKGFDVVAKRPSIMPKRGIMRLLRDHVVPRPVIVPERCIRCGQCVDVCPTDPKSVDWADGEGGAPDRTRPPRHHYPTCIRCYCCQELCPESAIVIKTPLLGRLIPV; from the coding sequence ATGCCAGGGAACCACACAGTCGCCATTGTAAGGTGTGACCAATATACGCACGATGCCTTGCGGGCCGCCATCCGCAGAGGCTTTGACCTGCTGGGCGGCGCGGCTCGGTTCATCCGGCATGGCGAGAGCATCCTCCTGAAGCCGAACATGTTGGCGGCCGATCTGCCTGAACGTTGCGTGACGACGCACCCAACTGTATTAGGGGCCGCCATACAGTGCTGTCGGGAGGCCGGAGCGAGAGTGGCGGTTGGCGATTCACCGGCGCTGTCCAGGCAATCGACGGTTGCCCGCACAAGCGGGTTGGGTGAGGCCGCGGCGGCGTATGGGGTGGAGATGACGGACTTTTCGGCGGCGCGGACGGTCTCGTTCCGAGAAGGGGTGCAGAATAAGCAGTTCACCGTAGCCGGGGCGGCGTTGGAGGCGGACGGGATCATCAACCTGTGCAAGCTCAAGACGCACGGGCTGACGCGGCTCACGGGGGCTGTCAAGAATGTGTTCGGCTGTGTGGTGGGGCTGGAGAAGGCCAAGTTCCACATGCGGCTGCCGGACCCCGATCTTTTTGGGCGGATGCTGGTCGATCTGGTGCGGTTGCTCAAGCCGCGGCTCCACATCATGGACGCGGTGATGGCGATGGAGGGCAACGGGCCGCGCGGGGGCCAGCCACGTCATGTGGGCCTGCTGCTGATGTCGGCCGATCCGGTGGCGCTCGATGCGACCGCCAGCCGCCTCATTGGGCTCGATCCGGCGTTCGTGCCGACCAACGCGGCGGGCGAGGCGGCGGGCCTGGGCGTCATGCAGGCTGACCTGATCGAGATCGTGGGCGAGCGGCTGGCCGACGTGGCGGTCAAGGGCTTCGATGTGGTCGCCAAGCGCCCGAGCATCATGCCCAAGCGCGGCATCATGCGTCTGCTGCGCGACCACGTCGTACCGCGTCCCGTGATCGTTCCAGAACGGTGCATCCGCTGCGGCCAATGCGTGGACGTTTGCCCGACCGACCCGAAGTCGGTCGATTGGGCCGATGGCGAGGGCGGCGCCCCCGACCGGACGCGCCCGCCCAGGCACCATTACCCCACCTGCATCCGCTGCTACTGCTGCCAGGAGCTGTGCCCCGAGAGCGCTATCGTTATCAAGACGCCGCTTTTGGGGCGGCTCATCCCGGTCTAG
- a CDS encoding GDP-L-fucose synthase, with protein MVTGGAGFLGRHVVSQLEQAGARSLFVPRSETYDLRTWDGIERALADARPDVIIHLAAVVGGIGANRERPGEFFYDNLQMCTQLMEAARRRGVARYLTVGTICSYPKFTPVPFREDDLWNGYPEETNAPYGLAKKMALVQSAAYRIQYGFDGVNAMLVNLYGPGDNFDPASSHVIPALIKKCVDAIEARDVTITVWGTGKATREFLYVEDAARGLLLAAEKLETSDPVNIGAGFEISIKDLAELIARLSGFQGRLVWDSTKPDGQPRRCLDTSKAQQMLGFTATTPFEQGLAKTIEWYKAERAAGRTA; from the coding sequence ATGGTCACCGGCGGCGCCGGGTTCCTTGGCCGGCACGTCGTCAGCCAGCTCGAACAGGCCGGCGCCCGAAGCCTCTTTGTGCCCCGGAGCGAGACCTACGACCTTCGCACCTGGGACGGCATCGAGCGCGCGCTGGCCGATGCTCGCCCCGACGTGATCATCCACCTCGCGGCCGTCGTCGGCGGCATCGGCGCCAACCGCGAGCGGCCCGGCGAGTTCTTCTACGACAACCTCCAGATGTGCACCCAGCTCATGGAGGCGGCCCGGCGGCGCGGCGTGGCCCGCTACCTGACGGTCGGTACGATCTGCTCGTACCCGAAGTTCACACCGGTCCCGTTCAGGGAGGACGACCTCTGGAACGGCTACCCCGAGGAGACCAACGCCCCCTACGGGCTGGCCAAGAAGATGGCCTTGGTCCAGTCGGCCGCTTACCGCATCCAGTACGGGTTCGACGGGGTCAATGCCATGCTCGTGAACCTCTACGGGCCCGGCGACAACTTCGACCCCGCCTCGTCGCACGTCATCCCGGCGCTCATCAAGAAGTGCGTCGACGCCATCGAGGCCCGGGACGTGACCATCACCGTCTGGGGTACGGGCAAGGCGACGCGCGAGTTTCTCTACGTTGAGGACGCTGCCCGCGGCCTGCTGCTCGCCGCCGAGAAGCTCGAGACCTCCGACCCGGTCAACATCGGCGCCGGGTTCGAGATCTCGATCAAGGACCTGGCCGAGCTCATCGCCCGGCTCTCAGGCTTTCAGGGGAGGCTGGTCTGGGACAGCACGAAGCCCGACGGCCAGCCGCGCCGCTGTCTCGATACCTCGAAAGCCCAGCAGATGCTCGGCTTCACGGCCACGACGCCATTCGAGCAGGGCCTCGCCAAGACCATTGAGTGGTACAAGGCCGAACGCGCCGCCGGCCGCACGGCCTGA
- a CDS encoding DUF3352 domain-containing protein codes for MRAMWLVLCAAVVVAASGAAPAGAPAAAPVVTTLDNLLPDDAVLYVSIRNVPEALEKVKLTAGYKIFDQLKLIERLAPPDKYAEMQKVYGTYIEPLGAICRGEVALVVFSFDVTEGGRPELAFLIDVSRSENALNDYLEKTLFPLLDEQGIKPEAQDVAGVKVTTIIPPGEDSEAVLYAVKDGVLIVSPRLDTLSSLLANIGPGPSRAMLPSNVSYANVRKAVGASDLTVYVNLGKFVQDAIEKNAEAATWLPVFGFDKLSAVGFGTKLGADGSGTTVVRLVTTGEPVGWLGMMAQPGGTFKSLKRVPSSTGLYMAANMGSPEEIYERFGEMMKVASETTGGPQYEEFTAGLEQIEVALGMSLTEDVLPAFGGEMAMAVRVPEAVGIPPAAILLEVKDKEKAQVFVDRVLELVQTFGGDGGVRVMTAQYNGVDIDTIIAAPMISPAVALLDDFLVIGTSAETLRTIIDAGADGKTIEQRPDFVATMAGLPKTGTEVFYLDLREVYEFAFPIVASQIPAGGRGAELVTELGGIGQHLGGVGVMVSGDAGGLTYTAYSQKALLEPLMLGSAAVVLPAFSSARETARQTASMQNVKQLCTALQLYRVNNNEMFPETLGDLAPYVGSASVFIHPENNPEKKALINLDEPETINEHSDYELVITSGSFDDIVNPSETITIREKQVFSRKGRVVGFADGHVKVIPETPQAVPVEIEVDSEWGEDE; via the coding sequence ATGAGAGCGATGTGGTTGGTGCTTTGCGCGGCCGTCGTTGTGGCGGCTTCCGGCGCGGCGCCGGCGGGCGCGCCGGCGGCGGCGCCCGTCGTGACGACGCTCGACAACCTCTTGCCCGACGATGCGGTGCTTTACGTCTCGATACGCAACGTGCCCGAGGCGCTCGAGAAGGTCAAGCTCACGGCGGGCTACAAGATCTTCGATCAGCTCAAGCTGATCGAGCGGCTCGCGCCGCCGGACAAGTACGCCGAGATGCAGAAGGTCTACGGCACGTACATCGAGCCGCTCGGCGCGATCTGCCGCGGCGAGGTGGCGCTCGTGGTGTTCAGTTTCGACGTCACCGAGGGCGGCCGGCCGGAGCTGGCGTTCCTCATCGACGTGAGCCGGAGCGAGAATGCGTTGAACGACTACCTGGAGAAGACGCTCTTCCCGCTTCTCGATGAGCAGGGCATCAAGCCCGAGGCTCAGGACGTCGCCGGCGTCAAGGTGACCACGATCATTCCGCCGGGGGAGGACAGCGAGGCGGTGCTCTACGCGGTCAAGGACGGGGTGCTCATCGTCTCGCCGCGTCTCGACACGCTCAGTTCGCTGTTGGCGAATATCGGCCCCGGCCCGTCCCGGGCGATGCTGCCGTCGAACGTGTCGTACGCCAACGTCAGGAAGGCGGTCGGCGCGTCGGACCTGACGGTCTACGTCAACCTCGGCAAGTTCGTTCAGGACGCGATCGAGAAGAACGCGGAGGCCGCGACGTGGTTGCCGGTCTTTGGCTTCGACAAGCTGAGCGCCGTCGGGTTCGGGACAAAGCTCGGTGCGGACGGCAGCGGCACGACAGTGGTGCGGCTTGTCACCACCGGCGAGCCCGTCGGCTGGCTCGGAATGATGGCGCAGCCGGGCGGGACGTTCAAGAGCCTCAAACGCGTGCCCAGCAGCACGGGACTCTACATGGCGGCGAACATGGGCAGCCCCGAAGAGATCTATGAGCGGTTCGGGGAGATGATGAAGGTGGCGAGCGAGACGACCGGCGGCCCGCAGTATGAGGAGTTCACCGCCGGCCTCGAACAAATCGAGGTGGCGCTTGGCATGAGTCTCACCGAGGATGTGCTGCCGGCCTTCGGCGGCGAGATGGCCATGGCGGTGCGGGTGCCGGAGGCGGTCGGCATTCCGCCCGCGGCGATCCTGCTCGAGGTCAAGGACAAGGAGAAGGCCCAGGTGTTTGTCGACCGCGTCCTCGAGCTCGTGCAGACCTTCGGCGGCGACGGCGGCGTGCGCGTGATGACGGCCCAGTACAATGGCGTGGATATCGATACGATCATTGCCGCGCCGATGATCTCGCCGGCAGTGGCCCTGCTCGACGACTTCCTCGTCATCGGCACGTCGGCCGAGACGCTGCGCACCATCATCGACGCCGGCGCGGACGGCAAGACGATCGAGCAGCGGCCGGACTTCGTTGCAACGATGGCGGGTCTGCCCAAGACGGGCACGGAGGTTTTTTACCTCGACCTGAGAGAGGTCTATGAGTTCGCTTTCCCGATCGTCGCCTCGCAGATCCCGGCGGGTGGCCGGGGCGCCGAGCTGGTCACGGAGCTGGGCGGTATCGGCCAGCACCTGGGCGGTGTCGGCGTCATGGTGTCCGGCGATGCCGGCGGCTTGACCTACACGGCCTATTCGCAGAAGGCATTGCTCGAGCCGCTCATGCTCGGCAGTGCGGCCGTAGTCCTGCCGGCGTTCAGCAGCGCTCGCGAGACGGCGAGACAGACGGCCTCGATGCAGAACGTCAAGCAGCTCTGCACGGCGCTCCAGTTGTACCGGGTCAACAACAACGAGATGTTCCCCGAGACATTGGGCGACCTGGCGCCGTACGTGGGCAGCGCGAGTGTGTTCATCCACCCCGAGAACAACCCCGAGAAAAAGGCACTCATCAACCTCGACGAGCCCGAGACGATCAACGAGCACAGTGACTACGAGCTGGTCATCACAAGCGGCTCGTTCGACGACATCGTGAATCCGTCTGAGACGATCACTATTCGCGAGAAGCAGGTGTTCTCGCGCAAGGGGCGCGTCGTGGGCTTCGCCGATGGCCACGTCAAAGTGATTCCCGAGACGCCGCAGGCGGTGCCGGTCGAGATCGAAGTCGATTCTGAATGGGGCGAGGACGAGTAG
- a CDS encoding DUF3352 domain-containing protein, translating to MNRLYVTVCLLVVLAAPLCLGDEATSTAVRIPADEARTFASLLPEGTVSYASVLNVPKFLGGVRRLPAYKVVSSDAFLEKLLPAEGFDQAENVYATYIEPVGRLVSGELAVAVVSVDFDERPPFVFLADVRGNEAALAKYIDETIVPMVNGSDGWEIETSEVAGAKVTRANNLDFEPMSIAWAVKDGVLVVAFTAEVLEDVLDALSGDIGDTLAKSERYLAARRRIGPVDYFVYADVGVILDNARRQAAEFGWADDHDASMKQVAAITGFRTIETGAVGVAFTPQGVLTTVFCGGQGPQGGIFGALARPSKALKSLVYVPDDTGLFVAVNAGTPKELLKGFLDVVAAYEEATEDDWGYLEEYEEALADLDELLGMDLEEDVLAAFGGEVVIASGVPDTLAVPPAVGMIEVKDKAAAQKVVAKLLGMIEELGEEELKVTKTTFEGVEITTIVADPMVTPSVAIVGDFLVVGTHPNAIKKIITTKAGGPTLADSADFRKHIGGLPGNAPITLYLSVKRIFDVGYPILVSQVPAEPEWEFESWLASLVEALGMLGDSFSGFGLTVSGDTEGVVLRSLAPNGGLMPTSLAGMSTFPLLMPRAHGRPLEMDEWDDEDWEDGWEEEEEEEEEEEEEEEEEGVGDDGETPEESLDDE from the coding sequence ATGAACCGTCTCTACGTAACCGTCTGTCTGCTCGTCGTGCTGGCGGCCCCGTTATGCCTCGGCGACGAGGCCACTTCGACGGCCGTGCGCATCCCGGCCGACGAGGCCCGGACGTTCGCGTCGCTGCTGCCGGAGGGGACGGTCAGCTACGCGAGCGTGCTCAACGTGCCCAAGTTCCTCGGCGGCGTGCGGCGCCTGCCGGCGTACAAGGTTGTCTCGAGCGACGCGTTTCTCGAGAAGCTCCTCCCGGCTGAGGGGTTCGACCAAGCCGAGAACGTCTACGCCACATACATTGAGCCGGTGGGCCGCCTCGTCAGCGGCGAGCTGGCCGTCGCCGTCGTGTCGGTCGACTTCGACGAGCGGCCGCCGTTCGTGTTCCTGGCCGACGTGCGGGGCAATGAGGCGGCGCTCGCCAAGTACATTGATGAGACCATCGTCCCCATGGTCAACGGCTCGGACGGCTGGGAGATTGAGACGAGCGAGGTGGCCGGCGCCAAGGTCACGCGCGCCAACAACCTCGACTTCGAGCCGATGAGTATCGCCTGGGCCGTTAAGGACGGCGTGCTCGTCGTCGCCTTCACCGCCGAGGTGCTTGAGGACGTCCTCGATGCGCTCAGCGGCGACATCGGCGACACGCTCGCCAAGAGCGAGCGCTACCTGGCGGCGCGGCGCCGCATAGGGCCGGTCGACTATTTCGTCTACGCCGACGTTGGGGTCATTCTCGACAACGCACGGCGCCAGGCCGCCGAGTTCGGCTGGGCGGACGACCATGATGCGAGCATGAAGCAAGTGGCCGCCATCACCGGCTTCCGCACGATCGAGACCGGCGCCGTGGGTGTCGCGTTCACGCCGCAGGGAGTCCTCACGACCGTGTTCTGCGGCGGCCAGGGCCCGCAGGGCGGCATCTTCGGGGCGCTGGCGCGTCCGTCAAAGGCGCTCAAGAGCCTCGTCTACGTGCCCGACGACACGGGCCTGTTTGTGGCCGTGAACGCCGGGACGCCGAAGGAGCTGCTCAAGGGCTTCCTCGACGTGGTGGCGGCCTACGAGGAGGCAACGGAGGACGACTGGGGCTATCTCGAGGAGTACGAGGAGGCGTTGGCCGACCTCGACGAGCTGCTCGGGATGGACCTCGAGGAGGACGTGCTCGCGGCGTTCGGCGGCGAGGTGGTGATCGCCAGCGGCGTGCCGGACACGCTCGCCGTGCCGCCCGCGGTGGGCATGATCGAGGTCAAGGATAAAGCGGCGGCGCAGAAGGTCGTTGCCAAGCTGCTCGGCATGATCGAGGAGCTCGGCGAGGAAGAGCTGAAGGTGACGAAGACCACGTTCGAGGGCGTCGAGATCACCACGATCGTCGCCGACCCGATGGTGACGCCGAGTGTGGCGATCGTGGGCGATTTCCTCGTCGTGGGCACGCACCCGAACGCGATCAAGAAGATCATCACAACCAAAGCGGGCGGCCCGACGCTTGCCGACAGTGCCGACTTCAGGAAGCACATCGGCGGGCTGCCGGGCAATGCGCCGATCACGCTCTACCTGTCGGTCAAGCGCATCTTCGACGTGGGCTATCCGATCCTGGTGAGCCAGGTGCCCGCCGAGCCGGAGTGGGAGTTCGAGTCCTGGCTGGCCAGCCTTGTCGAGGCGCTTGGCATGCTGGGGGACTCGTTCTCGGGCTTCGGCCTGACAGTTTCCGGCGACACCGAGGGCGTCGTGTTGCGCAGCTTGGCGCCGAACGGCGGCCTCATGCCCACATCGCTTGCCGGCATGAGCACTTTCCCGCTGCTCATGCCCCGCGCCCACGGCAGGCCGCTCGAGATGGACGAGTGGGACGATGAGGACTGGGAGGACGGCTGGGAAGAAGAAGAAGAAGAAGAAGAGGAGGAGGAGGAGGAGGAGGAAGAGGAAGGCGTCGGGGACGACGGCGAGACGCCTGAGGAGTCCCTCGATGACGAGTGA
- a CDS encoding zf-HC2 domain-containing protein produces the protein MECKTVRKRLSAYIDDELDAQTREIVKTHLNLCSTCSLEFDGLKKTLATARAWRARPLPEGFVATVRERAERGETPRPEGTRLSAFLERLRALPRPAWQVAAVCAVLLLGVVLGHVVWPRHVERVADVRIDGNGVRAEAQATLVTLQKLKIILGMSDGNERTIATLNGMQRDLAMSLGPAVADRVTLYHSAEAMIAAGRLDDAEAILNDLIHDETFALAPYARITRLAAQPVPGTAPRMADVLLPEVLGSPERLYEAVRTRTSGLRRAYAEALGAGTEWLEPIRLPEILYRPPAGNN, from the coding sequence ATGGAATGCAAGACGGTCAGAAAGCGGCTGAGCGCCTACATTGACGACGAGCTTGACGCGCAGACGCGCGAGATCGTCAAGACGCACCTCAACCTGTGTTCGACGTGCAGTCTCGAGTTCGACGGGCTCAAGAAGACGCTGGCCACCGCGCGCGCGTGGCGGGCAAGGCCGCTGCCGGAAGGCTTCGTTGCCACGGTGCGCGAGCGGGCCGAACGCGGTGAGACGCCGCGGCCCGAGGGCACGCGGCTCTCAGCGTTCCTCGAGCGGCTTCGCGCGTTGCCGCGTCCGGCGTGGCAGGTGGCGGCGGTGTGCGCCGTGTTGCTCTTGGGCGTCGTGCTTGGGCACGTTGTCTGGCCGCGCCACGTCGAGCGCGTGGCAGACGTCCGCATCGACGGCAACGGCGTGCGCGCCGAGGCGCAGGCGACGCTGGTCACGCTGCAGAAGCTCAAGATCATCCTCGGCATGAGCGACGGCAACGAGCGCACGATCGCTACGCTCAACGGCATGCAGCGCGACCTCGCCATGAGCCTTGGCCCGGCCGTAGCCGACAGGGTGACGCTGTATCATTCGGCCGAGGCGATGATCGCCGCGGGCCGCCTCGACGACGCCGAAGCGATTCTGAACGATCTCATCCACGACGAGACGTTTGCCCTCGCGCCGTACGCGCGCATCACGCGGCTCGCCGCGCAGCCGGTGCCGGGAACGGCGCCCCGCATGGCCGACGTGCTGTTGCCCGAGGTGCTCGGGTCGCCCGAGCGGCTTTACGAGGCCGTTCGCACGCGCACGAGCGGGCTGAGGCGCGCCTATGCCGAGGCGCTGGGCGCAGGGACCGAGTGGCTGGAGCCGATTCGACTGCCGGAGATCCTCTACCGTCCTCCGGCCGGGAACAACTGA
- a CDS encoding sigma-70 family RNA polymerase sigma factor, with product MRPQLELDMGPPPTDEDLMRAFQDGGEHGFVGLVDRYGAKALNYAWRLTSDYAQAQDVAQEAFLAVYTRKETFDPERRFSTWFYRIVTNLCRMEWRRRRRTVAPLDGSSIAAGDPADLAAETVADSGPSPADAAARRELERRVQRAVGELPEKLRVVFALSFYDGLGYRAIAEVLGCSVGTVASRKHLAVQRLAKSLGPVGAEVLGTET from the coding sequence GTGAGACCACAGCTCGAGCTCGATATGGGGCCGCCGCCGACGGATGAGGACCTGATGAGGGCCTTCCAGGACGGCGGCGAGCATGGGTTTGTCGGGCTTGTTGATCGCTACGGGGCCAAGGCGCTCAACTACGCGTGGCGCCTGACGAGCGACTATGCCCAGGCGCAGGACGTGGCGCAGGAGGCGTTTCTCGCCGTGTACACGCGCAAGGAGACGTTCGACCCCGAGCGGCGGTTCTCAACGTGGTTCTACCGCATCGTGACGAACCTGTGCCGCATGGAGTGGCGGCGGCGCCGCCGCACGGTGGCGCCGCTCGATGGCTCGAGCATCGCCGCCGGCGACCCGGCGGATCTGGCGGCCGAGACGGTCGCCGACAGCGGGCCGTCACCGGCCGACGCGGCGGCGCGGCGCGAACTCGAGCGGCGCGTTCAGCGTGCGGTGGGCGAGTTGCCGGAGAAGCTGCGCGTCGTGTTCGCGCTCAGCTTCTACGACGGGCTTGGCTACAGGGCGATTGCCGAGGTGCTCGGCTGCTCGGTGGGCACCGTGGCGTCGCGCAAGCACCTGGCCGTGCAACGGCTGGCCAAGAGTCTCGGGCCGGTCGGGGCCGAGGTGCTTGGCACGGAGACCTAG